Proteins encoded by one window of Portunus trituberculatus isolate SZX2019 chromosome 27, ASM1759143v1, whole genome shotgun sequence:
- the LOC123509748 gene encoding glycine-rich cell wall structural protein-like, with protein MRVLLACAIVALLLGVCCGEPDVSYYSSFSNGNGRSGHGRNIGRHGGNVGTGGGYGGNGGNRGYGGGYRSNGGNNGHNGGNRGYGSPSSGWRF; from the coding sequence AGGGTTCTGTTGGCCTGTGCTATCGTGGCGCTGCTGCTGGGCGTGTGCTGTGGGGAGCCCGACGTGTCCTATTACTCCTCCTTCAGCAACGGTAACGGAAGGAGCGGCCACGGAAGAAACATAGGCCGCCATGGAGGCAACGTGGGAACCGGAGGCGGATATGGAGGCAATGGAGGCAACAGAGGATATGGAGGGGGATATCGAAGCAACGGAGGAAACAACGGCCACAACGGAGGTAACAGAGGCTACGGCAGTCCCAGTAGTGGTTGGAGGTTCTAA